A DNA window from Kitasatospora atroaurantiaca contains the following coding sequences:
- a CDS encoding adenylate kinase family protein → MPDDTPPKVVLVTGPPGAGKSTALLALDRQDPDLTRFGVRDYGLQLAATGHPLGLEMRETLLRQELLSNELVLLEFMHFLDNLPTGVQVVVVEGYPRDLQQCEDLLRAVAGRGIHVTGFVVVNVPDDVARERVANRQLCTTCGGTTDDPTAASCPDCGGGLIRRRDDDTSKFELRLADYHVVSGKLRAYFAERELLREVDGTRPSHEVRESLSQVLSAEHDTELADVNR, encoded by the coding sequence GTGCCGGACGACACCCCTCCAAAGGTCGTACTGGTGACCGGTCCTCCTGGCGCCGGAAAGTCGACCGCGCTCCTCGCGCTCGACCGGCAAGACCCGGATCTGACCCGATTCGGAGTGCGGGACTACGGACTTCAGCTGGCCGCGACCGGTCATCCCCTCGGGCTCGAAATGCGCGAAACCCTCTTGCGTCAGGAGCTGTTGTCCAACGAGCTCGTGTTGCTGGAGTTCATGCACTTCCTCGACAACCTGCCGACAGGTGTTCAGGTCGTCGTAGTGGAAGGCTACCCACGAGACCTCCAGCAGTGCGAGGATCTGTTGCGCGCTGTGGCGGGCCGGGGGATTCATGTCACCGGCTTCGTTGTCGTGAACGTCCCAGACGACGTGGCACGTGAGCGTGTTGCGAACCGCCAGCTCTGCACGACCTGCGGGGGGACGACCGACGATCCGACAGCGGCTTCCTGCCCGGACTGCGGAGGAGGCCTCATAAGGCGGCGGGATGACGACACGTCCAAATTCGAGTTGCGCTTGGCGGATTACCACGTCGTGAGCGGTAAGCTCCGCGCCTATTTTGCCGAACGGGAGCTGCTGCGCGAGGTCGACGGCACGCGGCCCTCTCACGAGGTCCGCGAGTCCCTCAGCCAAGTGCTGTCTGCCGAGCACGACACGGAACTGGCTGACGTCAACCGATGA
- the pyk gene encoding pyruvate kinase → MLSSFPGRRTAIIATLGPVSETRSCLDRLVQAGVDVIRLSMSNGSREQHEASVRNVREIAANVGRPVLVLADLQARKNRLGALPDGRAEWAPGEVVVLSSKPTDVTSHRTWTTYPWLPDRLLPGAEVLIDDGAIVLTITDASATELHCVVVQGGSVTAGRGVSIPGATTVPPGLTDRDADDLLFARALGVDLVALSFACSAADYHEVHSLAPDQLVIGKVEHPDALASLPAMAEAFDGLMVARGDLAVEIPFENVPMAQKQIVAECVSKGKSSIVATQLLHSMRQSALPTRAEVSDIANAVLDGASALMVTGETGFGLHPVRVVEVLHRVIVRAERYQDETTGTPVRATETSPRYRQTNGAADV, encoded by the coding sequence GTGCTGAGCAGCTTCCCTGGACGACGGACCGCGATCATCGCCACGCTCGGCCCGGTGAGCGAGACACGGTCCTGCCTTGACCGCCTGGTGCAGGCAGGCGTGGATGTCATCCGCCTGAGCATGAGCAACGGCAGCCGTGAGCAGCACGAGGCCTCAGTCCGGAACGTTCGTGAGATCGCGGCGAACGTCGGCCGGCCAGTGCTTGTCCTTGCGGACCTTCAAGCGAGAAAGAACCGACTGGGTGCGTTGCCGGACGGCCGGGCGGAGTGGGCGCCCGGAGAGGTAGTGGTGCTCTCGAGCAAGCCGACCGACGTAACGTCGCACCGCACCTGGACCACGTATCCGTGGCTGCCGGACCGTCTACTCCCAGGCGCTGAGGTCCTGATCGACGACGGCGCTATCGTCCTGACCATCACCGACGCGAGCGCCACCGAGCTGCACTGTGTGGTCGTCCAGGGCGGCTCCGTCACAGCCGGGCGCGGGGTCTCAATCCCTGGGGCTACGACCGTGCCCCCAGGGCTCACTGACAGGGACGCCGATGACCTGCTATTCGCGCGCGCCCTTGGCGTTGACCTGGTCGCACTCTCCTTCGCCTGCTCGGCTGCCGACTACCACGAGGTGCACTCCCTCGCTCCCGACCAGCTCGTTATCGGCAAGGTCGAGCATCCCGACGCCCTCGCCTCTCTCCCCGCGATGGCCGAAGCGTTCGACGGGCTGATGGTCGCGCGTGGCGACCTGGCTGTCGAAATTCCGTTCGAGAACGTCCCGATGGCGCAGAAGCAGATCGTTGCGGAATGTGTCAGCAAGGGAAAGTCATCCATCGTCGCGACCCAACTGCTGCACTCGATGCGCCAGAGCGCACTGCCCACCCGGGCCGAGGTGTCGGACATCGCCAACGCGGTCCTCGATGGCGCGAGCGCACTCATGGTGACTGGTGAGACGGGATTCGGCCTTCACCCAGTCCGCGTGGTGGAGGTCCTGCACCGGGTCATCGTCCGGGCTGAGCGCTA